A region of Candidatus Poribacteria bacterium DNA encodes the following proteins:
- a CDS encoding sigma-70 family RNA polymerase sigma factor, with protein sequence MPHCDLFCLFQGLVVWIETEDLTNPSDEILLARIQNGDDDALVALIKKYERLLKTIIHYEIGNVEEEADIYQETVLAIVRRIRRQADDIASAEQWLKQVVRSKCKAFLTDAKKRGLIREAADEHYTSVAEQEADERMRQYHLDERVHEVREIVEGLGFIYVEVFELWERGLTEAGSAAALKISPNTVKSRRNKIRKVVRERLGVSLTPKKAK encoded by the coding sequence CTGCCGCACTGTGACCTTTTCTGTCTTTTTCAAGGTCTTGTTGTATGGATAGAGACAGAAGACCTCACAAATCCTTCGGATGAAATACTGCTAGCACGCATTCAGAATGGAGATGATGACGCACTTGTGGCTCTTATCAAGAAATATGAGAGGCTCCTGAAAACCATCATCCATTATGAAATCGGTAATGTCGAGGAAGAAGCGGATATCTATCAAGAGACCGTCCTCGCGATTGTGCGACGCATCCGCCGGCAGGCAGATGATATAGCGTCAGCCGAGCAGTGGCTGAAACAAGTTGTGCGTAGCAAATGCAAAGCGTTCCTTACGGATGCCAAAAAACGCGGACTCATCAGGGAAGCTGCTGACGAACACTACACGAGCGTCGCTGAACAAGAAGCGGATGAGCGTATGCGGCAGTATCACTTGGATGAACGCGTCCATGAAGTCCGGGAGATAGTTGAGGGGTTGGGCTTCATTTACGTAGAAGTCTTTGAATTGTGGGAGCGGGGACTGACAGAGGCTGGATCAGCAGCCGCGCTCAAGATCTCGCCAAACACCGTGAAGTCACGCCGGAATAAGATACGAAAAGTCGTCCGTGAGCGTCTCGGTGTGTCACTTACACCCAAAAAAGCAAAGTGA
- a CDS encoding SDR family oxidoreductase, translated as MRFQGKVALVTGGSRGIGRATAIKLASEGATVAVHYSRAVEKAESVCKQIHDLGQKAIPVQADIADRDAVDRMVATVTEELGAIELLVNNAGDVGDMAFDELAPEHWDRIIAINLTGPFNVLWAVKPGMIAQQFGRIVNVSSIAALAVRPNQLPYAAAKAGVIALTKSCCGPLAPHNIRINSVAPGAIATDMLGEVSSEMVEQLRSTTPLGRLGEPEEMADVIAFLLSEESSYMTGSTVIASGGRILIP; from the coding sequence ATGAGATTTCAGGGAAAGGTTGCATTGGTAACCGGTGGGAGCCGTGGGATAGGACGGGCCACGGCAATCAAACTCGCCAGTGAAGGAGCGACTGTTGCCGTCCACTATTCTCGCGCCGTTGAAAAAGCAGAATCAGTCTGTAAGCAGATTCACGATTTGGGGCAGAAAGCAATACCCGTCCAAGCTGATATCGCCGATAGAGACGCCGTGGACAGAATGGTCGCGACGGTGACGGAAGAACTTGGTGCAATCGAACTGCTTGTAAACAACGCCGGAGATGTCGGTGATATGGCGTTCGACGAACTCGCGCCTGAACACTGGGACCGGATTATTGCGATTAACCTCACAGGTCCGTTCAACGTGTTATGGGCAGTCAAACCCGGGATGATTGCACAACAGTTTGGACGTATTGTCAACGTGTCATCAATCGCGGCATTGGCAGTCCGTCCGAACCAACTACCATACGCCGCAGCAAAAGCCGGTGTCATTGCGCTGACGAAATCGTGCTGCGGACCGCTTGCACCGCACAATATCCGCATCAATTCGGTCGCACCAGGGGCAATCGCCACAGATATGTTAGGAGAAGTCTCATCAGAGATGGTGGAACAACTCCGGTCTACGACACCGCTCGGCAGGCTCGGTGAACCGGAAGAGATGGCAGATGTGATAGCGTTCCTCCTGAGCGAGGAATCGAGTTATATGACAGGCTCCACGGTGATTGCAAGCGGGGGCAGAATTCTCATTCCGTAA